The DNA sequence GTGGTTGTGTCTGAAATCTTTCTAGCCTACTGCTTactaatcaaattaatttatatagcccttcttacatcagctgatatctcaaagtgctgttcacagaaacccagcctaaaaccccaaacagcaagctaaAATCTACTAGCCATACTACATACGGATATACTAGTAAAACGCAGTATTAAACGttaaacaaatatcaacatactggCTCAAACGACAGAAAAGAAGCAGCGGACACAAGCGGCTGGTCGGTCACAGTTTCTGGCGGACGTTTTATGGTGTTACACAGCAATACCGGTACGTGCCATTTTTCGTTTGTCAAACTGAGCACAATGCTAGCCAGCAGCTAACAAAATGAGTTTGTTTTTGGCCAAGTTGTCGTGCAAAAATGACATAGACGAGGTAATAAAAACTGTCGCTGAAAAGGTTTTAGTTCTTCGGTTTGGCAGAGATGAAGATTCGGTCTGCCTGCAGCTTGACGAGATTgtaagtagctaacgttagcatgtttagctagcatgctagctgggTATATAGCTACTGCAATATTGTGGCCAGTAAACATTGATGCAAAACGTGCATGTCAGTCGTTACCAATATTTACACCAACACtgtcaatgtattttttgttgttgtaacgtTTCAGTCTGTCTGAATCGGGAATGACAGTGTTGTCATTATTTTGCCAGCTGTCCAAAACCACCCACCACCTGAGTAACATGGCGTCTATCTACATCGTGGATGTGGACTCAGCTCCCGTCTACACGAGATACTTCGACATCAGCTACATCCCATCTACCGTCTTCTTCTTCAACGGACAACACATGAAGGTRGATTATGGGTGAGTGGTGACATCTTAGTGTTGAGAAGGAAGATGGCCTACAACTAGCTAGAATACCACTGGTTGGTTTAATGTCATAGGTGTGGGTACTACTCGTATTAGCTACAAACCATTTCCCCTTTTTGTAGGCCTATAGCTAAACCACTGTTGTCCCTATA is a window from the Salvelinus sp. IW2-2015 unplaced genomic scaffold, ASM291031v2 Un_scaffold7027, whole genome shotgun sequence genome containing:
- the txnl4b gene encoding thioredoxin-like protein 4B isoform X1, whose product is MSLFLAKLSCKNDIDEVIKTVAEKVLVLRFGRDEDSVCLQLDEILSKTTHHLSNMASIYIVDVDSAPVYTRYFDISYIPSTVFFFNGQHMKVDYGSPDHTKFVGSFKTKQDFLDLIEVIYRGAMRGKMMVQSPIDPQNIPKYDLLYHGI
- the txnl4b gene encoding thioredoxin-like protein 4B isoform X2, which translates into the protein MKIRSACSLTRFLSESGMTVLSLFCQLSKTTHHLSNMASIYIVDVDSAPVYTRYFDISYIPSTVFFFNGQHMKVDYGSPDHTKFVGSFKTKQDFLDLIEVIYRGAMRGKMMVQSPIDPQNIPKYDLLYHGI